DNA sequence from the Deinococcus humi genome:
GCAGGGGAATCGGGCTGGCGGCGGCGCATGACCTGGCCCGGCTGGGCGCACGGGTCACGATTGCCGCGCGGCACGAACGGACCCTCAAGGCGGCGGCGGACGCCATTGGCGCGCGCTGGGTGGTGGCCGATGTCAGCACCCAGGAGGGCGTGACGGCGGCGCTGGAAGCTGCGGGTCAGATCGATGTTCTGGTCAGCAACGCGGGCGGTCCCCCGCCGGGAAAACCCAGCGAGGTCAGCGAAGAAGCGTGGCAGGCCGGGTACGACACCACCTTCCTCAGCACCGTGCGGCTGGCGAACGGAGTGCTGGCAGGGATGCGCCAGCGGCGGTGGGGCCGCATCATCGCCATCACCAGCCTGGCGGTGGGGCGGCCCTCGCCCACCCTGCCGGTCAGCAACGCCATGCGGGCCGCCGTGACCAATTACCTGCGAACGCTGGCGCTGGAGGTGGCCGCCGACGGCGTGACCTGCAACACCGTCGCGCCGGGCTACACCGCCACGGATCGCCTGAAAGCCCTGAACACCGATCCCAGCGACGCCGACAGACTGACCGCCCGCATTCCTGCCCGCCGCTTCGGACAGCCCAACGAGGTGGCGGCGGCAATTGCTTTTCTGGCAACGCCCGAGGCCGCCTACATCACCGGGCAGGAACTGCTGGTGGACGGCGGCTGGAGCATCTGAGAGTCGCGGCCATGCCGCGTAGATTGCGCGTTAACCGGCACTTGTCCAAGTGTCATTAAGGTTTAATAGGTAATCCGATCGGCCCGCCGCCGCATATCTACAGGGCAGAGAGAAGCCGTTCCACCGTCCGCCCGGTCCCGCCCCTCATCCCCTTCAACCGCAAGACATGCCCGGGCACGGCCCGGCACACAAAGGAGTTCGCACTATGGGTCCCCTGGAAATTATTCTGATTATCGTCGTGATCGCCCTCGTCTTTGGGGCCAGCAAGTTGCCGCAGCTGGGCAAGGGCCTGGGCCAGGGCATCAAGGAATTCAAGCGCGAGACGGGCAAGACCGATGCCGACACCACCGAAGGGGTCACGCCCATCACTGACGTGTCCTCGCGCCAGATCGATCCCGTGACCGGCGCGCCGCTGCCCACCGAACGCGAGACCGTCGGCAACCGCCGCGCGTAAGGGAAGGGTCGCGCCATGTCCCCCAAAACCGTCCCCAGTACGGACCTGAAGAGCGCCCCTCTGTTCGATCACCTGGACGAACTCCGCAAGCGGCTGGTCATCAGCGTGATCTTTCTGGTCATCGGGATGTCGGTGGCCTTCGTCTATCGCGTGCAACTGATCGACTGGGTCAAGGGACCGCTGCAGTATTCGGAGCTGTACACCGCCGGCAAGGTCCAGGTGGTGACCTATACCCTGACTGAGCCGCTGCTGCTCAGCCTGAACCTGGCCTTCTGGGCGGGCCTGGGGCTGGCGCTGCCTTTCATCCTGGGTCAGGTCTGGGGCTTTATCTCGCCGGGGCTGTATCCCAGCGAGCGGCGCTGGGCCATTCCATTCATCGTTGGGGCGGGTCTGTCGTTCCTGGGCGGCGCCGTCTTCGGCTACAAGCTGGTACTTCCCACAATGGTGCCCTTTCTGGTGGAATTCCTCGCGGGGGCCGTCACGCCGATCCTGGGCCTGGGCCAGTACATCGGCACAGTCACGACGTTCCTGGTCGCCTTTGGGCTGGCCTTCGAAATGCCGATCCTGGCGATCATCCTGACCCGCATCGGCATCGTGAACCACGTGATGCTGCGCAAGGGCTGGCGCTTCGCGCTGGTGGCCATCATGATCGCCGCCGCCGTCATCACGCCCACGCCGGACCCCACCAACATGATGCTGGTGGCCGTGCCGCTGTACGTGCTGTTCGAGCTGAGCGTGCTGCTCTCGCGGGCCTTCCGCCTGCCGCCTCCCGAAGAGGAAGAAACCCCCGCGCTGGGCCTCTGATCCCTCTCCCGTCCGCCCTCTCCAATGTGGAGAGGGCTTTTTCTTGACGTCCCGGTGGCGCACCTGCCGAGCCTGCTGGAAGCTACCGCCGCGTCTGGGCCATGCGCACCCTGCAAAAGGCTTAAACTAGCGCCGTCTTATGAATCCTGTCTTCCTTCAAATCGGTACCTTCACGATTGCCTGGTACGGCGTGCTGATCACGCTGGGCATCGTGATCGGCGCGTGGCTCGGCACACGCATGGCCCGGCAGCGCGGCCTGAACGCCAACCTCTTCAGCGACATGATCCTGTGGATGATCATCTGGGGACTGGTCGGCGCGCGGCTGGTCTTCGTGCTGACCTCCTGGGGACAGTTCTCGGGCACCCCCTTTCCGCGGATCCTGCTGGACATCATCAATCTGCGCTCGGGCGGCATCTCGATCCACGGCGGCCTGATCGGCGGCATTCTGGTGCTGATCTACTACACCCGGCGCTACAAGCTCAATTTCTACCAGTACGCGGACCTGTGCGTGCCCGGGGTGGCGTTCGGGGTGATCGGCGGACGGCTGGGCAATATCATGAACGGCACCGACACGGTGGGCCGCGTGACGAACTGGGCCGTCGGCTACCGCTGGCCGGACAGCGCGCGGGCCTTCCACAACGGCATGTGCCAGCCCAACCCCAACCCCAATCTGGATCTGTCGCAGTACTGCCAGAACATCGGCGGTCAGGTGGTTATGACCGCTCCGGTGCATTTCACGCAGCTTTACGGCGTGATCATCGGCATCATCCTGTCCGTTGCCTCGTACTACTGGCTGCGTTCGCATAAGCCGGGCTGGACCTTCTGGCAGTTCTGGCTGTGGTACAGCATTCTGCGCGCCGGTTGGGAAGAAACCTTCCGGCTTAACCCGCTGCTGCCCAACGTGTACCTCAGCCAGGGGCTGGACAAGGCGGGCATCGGCCTGCTCACCGAGACGCAGCTCATCAGCATTCCCCTGATCATCGTGAGCATCATCATGCTGATCCGCATTCGTAAGCAGCCGGATGTGCCGTTCCCGGTGGGCAGTCAGGTGGATTCGCCCGCAGGTGGGCAGGCGCAAACGCGTTAGGGAAAACGAAGCATCAAGGAGGGCGGCCCATGATCACTGGGGCCGCCCTTCTCCAATTGAAATTGCTGAGTGATGAGCTGATATGGAGTCTCGCCCCACCGCACCCAAACCTGGCCTTTGAGTTGCCAGGCCACAACTGCGCGTCCATTGCTTTGATCATGATCCCAGCGAGGCTGCTTGCGAACGGGATTCCTCGTACGAGCACATCAAAAAATATGCCGCCAGTGGAACGGCGGCATACTCAGTCTTGCGAAGCGAGACAGAAGTTTAAGCCTTAACTTCGCCCTTGCTGCGCTCCAGAATGCTCCTCAAGACCGTTTGCAGGATGCCGCCATTCTTGTAGTAGTCAATCTCCACCGGGGTATCGATGCGGCACTGGACGGTGATCTCGCGGGTCACGCCGTTCTTGCCCACGCGCAGGGTGACGTCCTGACGCGGCTTCAGGTCAGCAGGCAGCACCACGTCAATCAGTTCGTCGCCCATGATGCCCAGGCTCTCGGCGGTGTCGCCGTTCTTGTACTGCAGTGGCAGCACGCCCATGCCCACCAGGTTGCTGCGGTGGATGCGCTCGAAGCTCTCGGCCAGCACCGCTTTCACGCCCAGCAGCATGGTGCCCTTGGCGGCCCAGTCGCGGCTACTGCCCATGCCGTAGTCCTTGCCTGCCAGCACGAACAGCGGGATGTTGCTGGCCTTGTAGTTCTGCGCAGCGTCGTAGATGCTGGTCACATTGCCGGTGGTGAAGTCGGTGGTAAAGCCGCCCTCGGTGCCGGGTGCGAGCTGGTTCTTCAGGCGAATGTTGGCGAAGGTGCCGCGCGTCATGATCCGGTCATTGCCCCGGCGGCTGCCGTAGCTGTTGAAATCCACGGGTTTAATGCCACGGTCGGTCAGGTACTTCCCGGCGGGGGTATCAGCCTTGAAGCTGCCTGCGGGCGAGATGTGATCGGTGGTCACGCTGTCGCCCACCTTGACCAGCACGCGGGCGCCCTCAATGGACTCGATCTCGCTGGGGCCGCCTGCCAGAGCGTCGAAGAAGGGCGGGTTCTGAATGTAGGTGCTGTCGGCGTTCCAGTCGTACAGTGCGCCTTCGGAAACAGGGATGGCGTTCCACTCCGCGTTGCTCTTCTCGATGCCGTCGTAGACCCGCTTGAACATCTCGGCGTTGATCGCGCGGTCCATGATGTCCTGAATCTCGGCGTTGCTGGGCCATACGTCGCGCAGGTATACCGGCTGGCCGTCCTTGCCCGTGCCGATCGGGTCGTTCACGATGTCGTTCACCACCGTCCCGGCCAGTGCGTAGGCCACCACCAGGGGCGGCGAGGCCAGGTAGTTGGCCTTGATGTGCGGGTTGATGCGGCCCTCGAAGTTGCGGTTGCCGCTCAGGACGCTGGCCGCCACCAGATCGCCGCCGTTGATGGCCTCGATCACGGGCTCAGGCAGCGGCCCGCTGTTGCCGATGCAGGTCATGCAGCCGTAGCCGACGGTGTTGAAGCCGATCTGGTCCAGATAGGTCTGCAGGCCCGCGTTTTCCAGGTAATCGGTCACGACGCGGCTGCCGGGGGCCAGCGAGGTCTTGACCCAGGGCTTGACGGTCAACCCCTGCTCCACGGCCTTCTTGGCCACCAGTCCGGCGGCGATCAGCACGCTTGGGTTGCTGGTGTTGGTGCAGGAGGTGATGGAGGCCAGCGTAACGGCGCCGTGGCCGATCTTCAGGTCGGTGCCGGTGATCTGGCCCTGCGCGTTCAGCTGGTCCGTGGACAGCTCGAAGCCGCGCGCCTTGACGGGGGCGGTCAGCGCCTCGGCAAAGACCGTGTGCATGTCGTTCAGGTTCACGCGGTCCTGCGGACGCTTGGGACCGGCCAGGCTGGGAACGATGGTACCCAGGTCCAGCTCGATGGTGTCGGTGAACACGGGGTCTGGCGTTTCATCGGTGCGGAACATGTTCTGCGCCTTGTAATACGCCTCCACCAGCTCGATCTCGTCTTCCAGGCGCCCGGTACGGCGCAGGTAACGCAGCGCCTCGTCGTCCACCGGGAAGAAGCCCATCGTCGCGCCGTATTCCGGGGCCATGTTGGCAATGGTGGCGCGGTCCGGCAGGGTCATGTTGCTCAGGCCCGCGCCGTAGAACTCCACGAACTTGCCGACCACGCCCTTCTCGCGCAGCATCTGGGTCACGCGCAGCGCGAGGTCCGTAGCGGTGGCGCCTTCCGGCATCCGGCCCGTGATCTTGAAGCCCACCACTTCTGGCATCAGCATGTAGATCGGCTGCCCCAGCATGACGGCCTCGGCCTCGATGCCGCCGACACCCCAGCCCACGATGCCCAGACCGTTGATCATGGTGGTGTGGGAATCGGTGCCCACCAGACTGTCGGGGTAGACCACGATCCCGTCGTCCTCAGGACGGCTCTGCACGCCCTTGGCCAGGTACTCCAGGTTGACCTGGTGAACGATCCCGGAAGCGGGCGGCACCACGCCGAAGTTGTCGAAGGCCTGCTGGCCCCAACGCAGGAACTCGTAACGCTCGCGGTTGCGCTCGAACTCGATTGCCATGTTGTTCGCCAGCGCGAACTCGGTGCCGAATTCGTCCACCTGCACCGAGTGATCGATGACCAGATCGACGGGAATCAGGGGGTTGATCTTGTTGGGATCGCCGCCCATCGCCACCATGGCGCTCCTCATGGCCGCCAGATCGACGACGGCGGGCACGCCGGTAAAGTCCTGCAGAATCACGCGGGCAGGCTTGAAGGGAATCTCGACCTCTTCATTCCTGGGGCTCCAGCCCGCCACAGTGAGCACGTCCTCGCGGCGCACGTCGTATTCGTTGGCCTCGCGCAAGACGCTCTCCAGCAGCACCTTGATGCTCACGGGCAGCCTGGAGATGTCATGGCCCTGCTGTTCAAACTTGTTCAGGTTGTAAAAGTAGAGTTTCTGCCCACTCTGGGTGGTCAGGGTGTCGCGCGCGTCAAACAGGTTCATCGCCTTATCGGTAGCCATTGTTGGTCGCCTCCTTGCCCTTTCGGGCGCTGCCTCTATGATATGCCGCGAGTGCCCGGAACCGGGCGTCACCCACGCAGTCACGACGTTCATAATATGTCACTACATCAGGAACAACACATCACTCAACTCTAAGAGGAATCTCCATGCCCGAACAGCTCGAACCCCATCAGAAAGCCCGTCTGACCGCCCTGGAAACCACCGTGCGCGACGGCCTGCGCGACTTCCGCCGGACTGGACAGGCCCTGAGCGAGATCCGCGACAACGAATTCTTTCGCGCAGGATACGACTCCTTTGAGTCGTACCTGCAGGACCGCTGGGGCTTCACGCCGCCGCAGGCCGGACGGCTGATGGAGGCGGCGGACGTGGCGAAGGTGCTTGATCCCCTGGGCATTCAGCCCAAGAACGAGGCCCAGGCCCGTACCTTCAAGGCCGCCGCGAAGATCGTCACCGAGCTGGAACCGGAGCAGCAACGCGTGGTGGCGCGTCTGGTGGAGGGCGTCATGCCGCCTCAAACTGAAGTTGAGGGTGACGACGGTTCCCCGCCCTGGGATCTGCCCGCTGCCGAGGTGCGGATCATGGCCAGCGTGGTCAAGAAACTGGACGCCGACGCCACCGTGTACCACCCGGACAGCGGCGCGGAGGTGGCGATGGGCACCCTCAGCGCCCCGGAGCGCTACGAGATCATCCGCACGCATGTGGACCAGAAAACCCAGGCTTACCGCGAGAAGCAGGAGGCAAAAGCAAACGCCCCGCAGCCCGAGAAGGTCAACTGGGGCGACTGGGTGCTGAACTACGCCTCCCAGAATCTGGGACCGGGGCAACGGCTGGAACTGGTGGTGGAGCCGGACGGTAGCGGCGCTTCCCGCGCGGTGGCCAGGGTGGTGGACGGCCACACTGGCGAGATTCTGGCGTCGGGGCAGGGGGCCGTGACGCTGAAGAAAGCAGCGCTGAATCTGGCGGCAGAGGTGCGCGGCTGAGTCTCTGAGTGTCGTTCTGGCGGAAAGGTCTACCGTTGTGGCGCTCCGAACGAGACCGGACATCTCATTCGGAGCGCTTGGGCGGTCAGGCCTCTCTTCCCTGCCCCGGACCTCAGGAGCCGGTTCACACCTGCATTCCGCCCGTCACCGCCGGCTCGCGTCAGCTACCTACACACGGCACAGGTGTTCTTTACCTCCGCTCCTCAACGAATAATCCGGGCGGGCTCAATGTTGGCGGCGCGGCGGGCGGGGATCAGGGCAGCCAGCAGCGTGGTGATCAGGCCCACGACGTTCACGCCCAGCAGATCGGTCCAGCGCACCTCCACCGGCAGTGAGGTGATGAAGTACAGATCGCCCGGAATCTGGAAGGGCCGCACGGTGAAATACGCGCTGATGCCCAGGCCCAGCAGGTTGCCCAGCAGCAAGCCGCCCAGGCCCAGCACCAGCCCCTCCAGCAGGAAAATCCGCGTGATCAGCCCGCGCGTGGCCCCGATCGCGCGCAGGATGGCAATTTCCTGGGTCTTCTCGAACACCGCCAGCGTCAGAACATTGGCAATCCCGAAGGCCGCGACGATCACGATCAGAAAGACCACGAAGCCGATAACCTTCTTCTGCAAGGCCAGTTGATCCAGCAGCGTGCCATAGATGCTCTGCCACGGCAGGGAACTGTAGGCGCGGGGCCGGGTCAGCTCAGCACCGACGTCCGGGGCGAGGTTGGGATCGGTCAGGCGCAACTGGTAGCCGGTGATGTTGGTGGTGGCCTGCAAGTTCTGCAACGTCGCCAGACTGGTAAAGGCGTAGGCACTGTCGATCAGGTAATTGCCGGTGGTAAAGATGCCCTTGACCGTGAAACTGCCCCGGCGCTGGGTGCTGTTCAGCAGCCGCACCTCGTCGCCGGTAAAGCCGCCGATGCTTCGGGCCAGCGCCGAGCCGAGCAGGATCTCTCCTGGCCCCAGCGTACCGAGCAGCCTGCTTTCCTGCGGCGGCAGTTGCAGCACCTGCGCGGCTTCCGGCGCCACACCGAACAGAGTGGCGAAGTCTACCCCCGCGCGGTTGCCCGGACCCGCGGGGCGTGTGAGCAGCCCCTTATCGGCCAGGAAGGGCGTGAAGGCCAGCACACGTGAATCGGCCTTGATGGTCTGTTCCAGTTCAGGGTCACGTCCCTCGGGACTGAAGGAGTTCAAGCTCAGGTGAGGGCTGGCACGCAGGGTGGCATCCACCAGGGCGCGGGTAAAGCCATTGGTCAGGCTCAGGGCGGCGATCAGGGCCATCACCCCCACGGCAATCCCACCAATCGTCAGCAGGTTCTGGGTGCGCCGCCTCGACAGGTGTGCCCGCGCGATGGACCACGCCAGCGCCCCCGTGCTGGAACGGGTGGGCGGGGCAGCGGACAGCTGTGGGCGGGACATGCGAAGCGGAGGATAGCAGACGCACTCCAGAGGACAGCAGGCCCAGTGTCTGAAAAGACAAAAAAGAGCCGCCCGCATGGACGGCTCAATGATTCAATTGGAGAGGAACGGTCTCCAGGATAGCCAGGGTTCAGCGAATGGCCGTGATCCGCACCTGCCGCGCGCCAAAGTTGATGGCCTGACTGCGGGTGCTCATCCAGATATCCAGGCTGCCGGTCTTGCGGGCGGCCATGGTGTCCTCGACGATAAAGGTGCGGCCGCGCAGCAGGTTGTTGTAGCGCCCACTAAGGTCCTCGATGGTGATGCGGGTACCGTACGGGAAGGAACGCAGCATGTCACGGCTCAGGGCCACCACGCCGGGCCGTGTGCGGGTGCCGGTAGCGGTGATGAACGGCGTGCTGTCGGTCTGTCCCGCCAGGCTGTTGTAGGCGGTGGCGCGCACAATGGCTGAGCGCCCCCGCGCAGTGATCGCGGCCACGGGCGCGGGCGCGGCGGGCCTGGCCTGAGCCTGCTCCCGCTGCGCCTGAGCCACGGCGGCGGCGCGGGCCTGGGCGGCCTGGGCCTGCGCCGTGGCCTGTGGCCGGGCCACCAGGGCTGGGGCCGGAGCGCGCCGAACGATGGGGGCAGGAGCAGGAGGCGGCGGGACCACCATGGCCTGACGAACAGCGTCACTGGCCACCGAACTTGCGGGAAGGGCAGGAGTTGCGCAGGCCAGGCCCGCAAAGCCGAACAGGACACCAAAGGCCCAGCGATTGAGTTTTGAAACCATATGTTCTCCTTGGGACCTGGGCAGCGCTGCGGCCCGCGTCCAGTGCGCCGCCAATCAGGCAGCGCGCAATTCGGAACTGAGTCGTACTTAAATCTGAGAGCAGTCGTTAAGACACCCCCGACCTCGCAGGTGAGCCTAGAGGCACAACATTCTCAGGATATGAGCCAGACCTATCTCCAGACTCACAAAATCGGAATAAAATTCTGGACTCAGATCAAAAGAATTAATATTTCGCGCTATATACAGCGAAATCAA
Encoded proteins:
- a CDS encoding SDR family oxidoreductase, whose amino-acid sequence is MTLFRLDGKRALVTGGSRGIGLAAAHDLARLGARVTIAARHERTLKAAADAIGARWVVADVSTQEGVTAALEAAGQIDVLVSNAGGPPPGKPSEVSEEAWQAGYDTTFLSTVRLANGVLAGMRQRRWGRIIAITSLAVGRPSPTLPVSNAMRAAVTNYLRTLALEVAADGVTCNTVAPGYTATDRLKALNTDPSDADRLTARIPARRFGQPNEVAAAIAFLATPEAAYITGQELLVDGGWSI
- the tatA gene encoding twin-arginine translocase TatA/TatE family subunit; the protein is MGPLEIILIIVVIALVFGASKLPQLGKGLGQGIKEFKRETGKTDADTTEGVTPITDVSSRQIDPVTGAPLPTERETVGNRRA
- the tatC gene encoding twin-arginine translocase subunit TatC; its protein translation is MSPKTVPSTDLKSAPLFDHLDELRKRLVISVIFLVIGMSVAFVYRVQLIDWVKGPLQYSELYTAGKVQVVTYTLTEPLLLSLNLAFWAGLGLALPFILGQVWGFISPGLYPSERRWAIPFIVGAGLSFLGGAVFGYKLVLPTMVPFLVEFLAGAVTPILGLGQYIGTVTTFLVAFGLAFEMPILAIILTRIGIVNHVMLRKGWRFALVAIMIAAAVITPTPDPTNMMLVAVPLYVLFELSVLLSRAFRLPPPEEEETPALGL
- the lgt gene encoding prolipoprotein diacylglyceryl transferase — protein: MNPVFLQIGTFTIAWYGVLITLGIVIGAWLGTRMARQRGLNANLFSDMILWMIIWGLVGARLVFVLTSWGQFSGTPFPRILLDIINLRSGGISIHGGLIGGILVLIYYTRRYKLNFYQYADLCVPGVAFGVIGGRLGNIMNGTDTVGRVTNWAVGYRWPDSARAFHNGMCQPNPNPNLDLSQYCQNIGGQVVMTAPVHFTQLYGVIIGIILSVASYYWLRSHKPGWTFWQFWLWYSILRAGWEETFRLNPLLPNVYLSQGLDKAGIGLLTETQLISIPLIIVSIIMLIRIRKQPDVPFPVGSQVDSPAGGQAQTR
- the acnA gene encoding aconitate hydratase AcnA; protein product: MATDKAMNLFDARDTLTTQSGQKLYFYNLNKFEQQGHDISRLPVSIKVLLESVLREANEYDVRREDVLTVAGWSPRNEEVEIPFKPARVILQDFTGVPAVVDLAAMRSAMVAMGGDPNKINPLIPVDLVIDHSVQVDEFGTEFALANNMAIEFERNRERYEFLRWGQQAFDNFGVVPPASGIVHQVNLEYLAKGVQSRPEDDGIVVYPDSLVGTDSHTTMINGLGIVGWGVGGIEAEAVMLGQPIYMLMPEVVGFKITGRMPEGATATDLALRVTQMLREKGVVGKFVEFYGAGLSNMTLPDRATIANMAPEYGATMGFFPVDDEALRYLRRTGRLEDEIELVEAYYKAQNMFRTDETPDPVFTDTIELDLGTIVPSLAGPKRPQDRVNLNDMHTVFAEALTAPVKARGFELSTDQLNAQGQITGTDLKIGHGAVTLASITSCTNTSNPSVLIAAGLVAKKAVEQGLTVKPWVKTSLAPGSRVVTDYLENAGLQTYLDQIGFNTVGYGCMTCIGNSGPLPEPVIEAINGGDLVAASVLSGNRNFEGRINPHIKANYLASPPLVVAYALAGTVVNDIVNDPIGTGKDGQPVYLRDVWPSNAEIQDIMDRAINAEMFKRVYDGIEKSNAEWNAIPVSEGALYDWNADSTYIQNPPFFDALAGGPSEIESIEGARVLVKVGDSVTTDHISPAGSFKADTPAGKYLTDRGIKPVDFNSYGSRRGNDRIMTRGTFANIRLKNQLAPGTEGGFTTDFTTGNVTSIYDAAQNYKASNIPLFVLAGKDYGMGSSRDWAAKGTMLLGVKAVLAESFERIHRSNLVGMGVLPLQYKNGDTAESLGIMGDELIDVVLPADLKPRQDVTLRVGKNGVTREITVQCRIDTPVEIDYYKNGGILQTVLRSILERSKGEVKA
- a CDS encoding ABC transporter permease, translating into MSRPQLSAAPPTRSSTGALAWSIARAHLSRRRTQNLLTIGGIAVGVMALIAALSLTNGFTRALVDATLRASPHLSLNSFSPEGRDPELEQTIKADSRVLAFTPFLADKGLLTRPAGPGNRAGVDFATLFGVAPEAAQVLQLPPQESRLLGTLGPGEILLGSALARSIGGFTGDEVRLLNSTQRRGSFTVKGIFTTGNYLIDSAYAFTSLATLQNLQATTNITGYQLRLTDPNLAPDVGAELTRPRAYSSLPWQSIYGTLLDQLALQKKVIGFVVFLIVIVAAFGIANVLTLAVFEKTQEIAILRAIGATRGLITRIFLLEGLVLGLGGLLLGNLLGLGISAYFTVRPFQIPGDLYFITSLPVEVRWTDLLGVNVVGLITTLLAALIPARRAANIEPARIIR
- a CDS encoding 3D domain-containing protein, yielding MVSKLNRWAFGVLFGFAGLACATPALPASSVASDAVRQAMVVPPPPAPAPIVRRAPAPALVARPQATAQAQAAQARAAAVAQAQREQAQARPAAPAPVAAITARGRSAIVRATAYNSLAGQTDSTPFITATGTRTRPGVVALSRDMLRSFPYGTRITIEDLSGRYNNLLRGRTFIVEDTMAARKTGSLDIWMSTRSQAINFGARQVRITAIR